A portion of the Camelina sativa cultivar DH55 unplaced genomic scaffold, Cs unpScaffold00619, whole genome shotgun sequence genome contains these proteins:
- the LOC104773688 gene encoding uncharacterized protein LOC104773688 — MGLSTLFFPEIHALGFSSTDLFVFAAPLWIAVAAGVLVGWFWRPKWAYLSGDDSKLLSDSDSPKVFNFTSFKLPTSILKAPSHAKPSLSSPQAAEKEKSGFVTDDDFRHLWKLVEVKDGGPSWIQMMDRSTPTFSYQAWRRDPENGPPQYRSRTVFEDATPEMVRDFFWDDEFRSKWDDMLLYSSTLERCKDTGTMVVQWVRKFPFFCSDREYIIGRRIWDAGRVFYCITKGVQYPSVPRQNKPRRVDLYYSSWCIRAVESKRGDGEMTSCEVLLFHHEDMGIPWEIAKLGVRQGMWGAVKKIEPGLRAYQRAKAAGAGLSPSASMAQINTKVSAEEFMNERDSIVEVTGEKPTGKNIPKILVVGGAIALACTLDKGLLTKAVIFGVARRFARMGKRM, encoded by the exons ATGGGATTGAGTACCTTGTTTTTTCCCGAGATTCACGCCCTCGGCTTCTCCTCTACTGACCTTTTCGTTTTTGCTGCACCACTTTGGATTGCTGTGGCTGCCGGGgttttggttggttggtttTGGAGGCCCAAGTGGGCTTATCTCTCCGGAGATGATTCTAAACTCTTGTCCGATTCCGATTCACCTAAAGTCTTCAACTTCACCTCCTTCAAGCTTCCCACTTCCATCCTCAAAGCCCCCTCTCACGCTAAACCCAg CCTTTCTTCTCCCCAGGCTGCTGAGAAAGAGAAATCTGGGTTTGTTACGGACGATGATTTTAGGCATCTATGGAAGTTGGTTGAGGTCAAAGATGGCGGTCCTTCTTGGATTCAAATGATGGACCGATCAACCCCAACCTTCTCATATcaagcttggaggcgagatccTGAG AATGGGCCTCCCCAGTACCGTAGCAGAACAGTGTTTGAGGATGCCACTCCTGAGATGGTCAGGGACTTCTTTTGGGATGATGAGTTCCGTTCCAAGTGGGATGATATGCTTTTGTATTCTTCTACTCTCGAGCGTTGCAAGGACACGGGCACTATGGTTGTGCAATGGGTGCGGAAG TTTCCCTTCTTTTGTAGCGACAGGGAGTATATTATAGGCCGTCGAATATGGGATGCTGGCCGAGTGTTTTACTGCATTACCAAG GGAGTACAATACCCGTCTGTACCAAGACAAAACAAGCCAAGGCGAGTTGATTTATACTATTCAAGCTGGTGCATCCGTGCAG TTGAATCGAAAAGAGGCGATGGTGAGATGACATCGTGTGAGGTACTACTATTTCACCATGAAGATATGGGAATACCGTGGGAGATTGCTAAGCTCGGGGTGAGACAGGGGATGTGGGGTGCGGTGAAGAAAATTGAACCAGGCTTGCGCGCATATCAGAGGGCAAAAGCAGCAGGAGCAGGTTTGTCACCAAGCGCATCAATGGCTCAAATCAACACCAAAGTGAGTGCGGAGGAGTTCATGAATGAGAGGGATTCGATAGTAGAGGTTACAGGAGAGAAGCCAACGGGGAAAAACATACCAAAGATACTGGTGGTGGGAGGGGCGATTGCGCTTGCATGTACACTGGACAAAGGGCTGTTGACAAAGGCGGTGATATTCGGAGTAGCCAGAAGATTTGCAAGAATGGGAAAAAGGATGTAG
- the LOC109131587 gene encoding uncharacterized protein LOC109131587, with protein MLTETPFRPREKLLEKQRLFQSIQRHTYLKGPMDNITSVAIPLALAASSLYMIGTGIYNMSNGIGKKE; from the exons ATGTTGACTGAAACTCCATTTAGGCCACGAGAGAAGCTTCTTGAGAAGCAGAGATTGTTCCAGAGCATTCAAAGGCACACTTACTTGAAAGGACCAATGGACAATATCACATCCGTTGCTATTCCTCTTGCCTTGGCTGCTAGCTCTCTCTACATGATT GGAACAGGGATCTACAACATGTCAAATGGAATTGGCAAAAAAGAATaa